The uncultured Methanomethylovorans sp. genome contains a region encoding:
- a CDS encoding ISNCY family transposase — protein MTKKSREYKGVLFEESIENYLNRESASICQFLHFLCIEDISKYVERTLYTNKSWHFKYNVSSMIKLFIVMCFRKLSYEKTVSSLTEEEAILLSFYDENGFIKLPSGKTLHHFVKYRLGEDGLKEIMMLVGEKILSLTQIKEAKIDSTPLEASRYDKHADYNPHYQCKMDKAHITMVGTYPIFMTHTNGNASDSPELIKHIEALKEMNVDIDFYSADGGYDSFLNHADIWYHLNARPIISYSSNAVINKEGEIERIDHWVNKMWKKGGDIHAKIEDKLKFLYKNGRYEQIGMYLRNKNIRDNLFMIFFKKRGECEPEHRHIKHTVKFDIREVRVESRELYSLLSFVAYQFLRLTELQNCMQGKNSVGRFF, from the coding sequence ATGACTAAAAAATCTAGAGAGTATAAAGGAGTCCTCTTCGAGGAGTCCATAGAAAATTATCTGAACAGAGAAAGCGCCTCAATTTGCCAATTCCTGCACTTTCTCTGCATAGAAGATATTTCAAAGTACGTCGAGCGTACTTTGTATACCAACAAAAGTTGGCATTTTAAGTATAACGTTTCATCGATGATAAAACTCTTCATTGTAATGTGTTTCAGGAAATTATCTTATGAAAAGACTGTTTCTTCTTTGACAGAAGAAGAGGCTATTCTACTCTCTTTTTATGATGAGAACGGATTCATAAAACTTCCTTCGGGAAAGACATTACACCACTTTGTGAAATATAGATTGGGTGAAGATGGGCTTAAAGAAATAATGATGTTAGTAGGTGAGAAGATCCTCAGCCTTACCCAAATAAAAGAAGCTAAGATCGATTCAACCCCGCTTGAAGCTTCAAGATACGATAAACATGCTGATTACAATCCACATTATCAATGTAAAATGGATAAAGCACATATTACAATGGTTGGAACATACCCAATATTTATGACCCATACTAATGGTAATGCATCAGATTCCCCTGAACTTATCAAACACATTGAAGCATTGAAAGAAATGAATGTTGATATTGATTTTTATTCTGCTGACGGGGGTTATGACTCTTTCCTGAATCATGCAGATATCTGGTACCATTTGAATGCAAGGCCAATTATTTCGTATTCTTCAAATGCTGTGATAAACAAAGAAGGTGAAATCGAAAGAATTGATCACTGGGTTAATAAGATGTGGAAAAAGGGTGGAGATATACATGCAAAGATTGAAGACAAGCTAAAATTCCTCTATAAAAACGGTAGATATGAACAGATAGGGATGTATCTTCGAAATAAAAATATCCGGGATAACTTGTTCATGATTTTTTTCAAGAAAAGAGGAGAATGTGAACCAGAACACAGGCATATCAAACACACAGTTAAATTCGATATCAGAGAAGTAAGAGTGGAGAGTAGAGAACTCTACTCTCTACTGAGCTTTGTGGCATATCAGTTTTTGAGGCTTACAGAACTACAAAATTGTATGCAAGGAAAAAATTCAGTTGGGAGATTCTTTTGA
- a CDS encoding PAS domain-containing sensor histidine kinase: MTVDQKHTKEYLLSGGYVSDVLSEGTFIFFTNGTFLPFESINLDYFCTLHENCAVRSNAAPDLCNNIEWPFHIRMPAAAKGITDVMFGREEYFGLEYSYEGQEGICWFFMKVLPISKNCPRSVFVCNIDITERKSTEMELSILKNMAKQSMNSMIYLDREFKILYLNKAAEDLFGWKLEELKGKTLDLLKVDCLGEEVKCKLTEILFEGGRHSIESLSRKKEGTTFFCELEFSPFYDDNEVVCGFLTSQRDLTQRKLAEVTLRESEEKFQALYENIPSGTLIIGQDYVIEDVNHKTCEITGYSREELVGQLCDILCPKGSISKKCPIWVDGLNGFQGMDTTIKCKDGRKNPILKNTKRINIHGKQYILESFQDINERKQVEEAMLHAKLVAEEASRTKSEFLANMSHELRTPLNSIIGFSQMLHEGTFGDMNEKQEKYVFNVLNSGKHLLHLINTILDLSKVEAGKMELYCETFYIQEVLQDLRMIIHPMAIRKNIRFEINELTSNAQLCLDKTKFKQVMYNLLDNAVKFTQFEGLVTLTVELVDTELRASISDTGIGIPQHAIDTIFKPFKQVDSSTSRLYGGTGLGLTLVKEFVQMHKGKVWVESEEGKGSTFKLILPQQEPYKKEVCY; the protein is encoded by the coding sequence ATGACAGTTGATCAAAAGCACACAAAAGAGTATCTTCTGTCTGGAGGGTACGTTTCAGATGTTTTATCTGAAGGTACATTCATTTTTTTTACAAATGGTACGTTTCTTCCATTTGAGTCTATTAATTTGGATTATTTTTGTACGCTGCATGAAAACTGTGCTGTAAGATCAAATGCAGCACCAGATCTATGTAATAATATTGAGTGGCCTTTTCATATACGAATGCCTGCAGCAGCAAAAGGCATCACAGATGTTATGTTTGGTAGGGAAGAGTATTTCGGATTAGAATATTCATATGAAGGACAAGAAGGCATTTGTTGGTTCTTCATGAAAGTTTTGCCGATATCTAAAAACTGTCCACGTTCTGTATTTGTTTGTAATATAGATATCACGGAGCGTAAGTCTACAGAAATGGAACTTAGCATACTCAAGAACATGGCAAAGCAGTCTATGAACAGTATGATCTACCTGGACAGGGAATTTAAAATACTCTATTTGAATAAAGCTGCAGAAGATCTTTTTGGTTGGAAGTTAGAGGAGTTGAAAGGAAAAACCCTTGATCTTTTAAAAGTGGATTGCCTTGGTGAAGAAGTAAAGTGTAAATTAACAGAAATCTTATTTGAAGGAGGAAGGCATTCCATAGAATCTTTATCCCGAAAAAAAGAAGGTACTACCTTTTTTTGTGAACTGGAATTCTCTCCGTTTTATGATGACAATGAAGTTGTATGTGGTTTTCTCACTTCACAAAGAGACCTTACTCAAAGGAAACTTGCAGAAGTAACCTTAAGGGAAAGCGAAGAAAAATTCCAGGCTCTATATGAGAACATTCCCAGCGGAACACTGATTATCGGACAAGACTATGTTATTGAGGATGTGAATCACAAAACCTGTGAGATAACTGGTTATTCAAGAGAAGAACTTGTAGGACAATTATGTGATATTCTGTGTCCGAAAGGATCAATCTCAAAAAAGTGTCCTATATGGGTTGATGGACTTAATGGTTTTCAGGGAATGGATACCACTATCAAATGCAAGGATGGTAGAAAGAATCCTATCCTCAAGAATACTAAAAGGATCAATATTCATGGTAAGCAGTATATTCTTGAGAGCTTTCAGGATATCAATGAACGTAAGCAGGTAGAAGAGGCAATGTTACATGCAAAGCTGGTGGCTGAGGAGGCCAGCAGGACAAAGTCCGAGTTCCTTGCGAATATGAGCCATGAACTTAGAACCCCTCTTAATTCCATAATTGGTTTTTCACAGATGTTGCATGAAGGTACATTTGGAGATATGAATGAAAAACAAGAAAAATATGTTTTTAATGTATTAAACAGTGGGAAACATTTACTACACCTGATCAATACAATATTAGATCTTTCTAAGGTAGAAGCAGGAAAAATGGAATTGTATTGTGAAACTTTTTATATCCAAGAAGTATTGCAAGATTTAAGGATGATCATACATCCTATGGCAATTAGGAAGAACATTCGATTTGAGATAAATGAGCTTACTAGTAATGCACAGCTATGTCTAGATAAGACTAAATTCAAACAAGTAATGTATAACTTGCTTGATAACGCGGTAAAATTTACTCAATTTGAGGGATTGGTAACACTCACTGTAGAACTTGTTGATACTGAATTGCGAGCATCTATCTCAGACACTGGTATCGGAATCCCTCAGCATGCCATAGATACTATATTCAAACCATTCAAGCAAGTTGATTCTTCTACTTCAAGGCTTTACGGTGGTACTGGACTGGGGCTTACACTTGTAAAAGAGTTTGTGCAAATGCACAAAGGCAAAGTATGGGTGGAAAGTGAGGAAGGTAAAGGGTCCACTTTCAAATTAATTCTTCCACAACAAGAACCGTACAAAAAGGAAGTTTGCTATTGA
- a CDS encoding alpha/beta fold hydrolase, protein MKKNKKIKGNTLQTANKNIQLRSIAIGIGVVLIIMGIIGILHNMRTSEDWSVSNEGKLSYDMSEKIDYSIANSNTTENSNILKWITFKSTDGIIQGLMRFPPSKEKVPGIVVLPGAGVTKEDQQGLASDLADMGYATITIDQRNLGAINPEADLELFEKGKEPVEYSMVYDALMAAKVLRDQNEVDPENIAMLGISNGGRFAIIATALDSEMKGVVGISTSGYQTGSIDKSMVDEDVYRFYRSIDPETYIASISPRKVTMFHATNDSTIPYSMAEKTFELASEPKTMYTVNGTTHGYSSSTKEELRKELATILN, encoded by the coding sequence ATGAAAAAGAATAAAAAAATAAAAGGCAATACCCTGCAAACTGCCAATAAGAACATACAATTACGTAGTATAGCAATTGGAATAGGCGTTGTTCTGATAATCATGGGAATTATAGGAATATTACACAACATGCGCACCTCTGAAGACTGGTCTGTTTCTAATGAGGGTAAACTGTCCTACGATATGTCAGAGAAAATAGATTATTCCATTGCCAATAGTAATACTACAGAAAACAGCAATATACTCAAATGGATCACATTCAAGAGCACAGATGGTATTATCCAAGGCCTTATGCGTTTTCCCCCATCTAAAGAGAAAGTCCCTGGCATAGTAGTGCTTCCTGGTGCAGGAGTTACTAAGGAAGATCAACAGGGGCTTGCATCTGACCTCGCAGATATGGGATATGCTACGATCACTATTGATCAGCGGAATCTGGGAGCCATTAACCCGGAAGCAGACCTGGAACTTTTTGAAAAAGGAAAAGAACCTGTGGAATATAGTATGGTATATGATGCCCTCATGGCTGCTAAAGTATTAAGAGATCAAAATGAAGTGGACCCTGAAAATATAGCCATGCTTGGAATTAGTAATGGTGGCAGATTTGCCATTATCGCAACAGCTCTTGATTCCGAGATGAAAGGAGTAGTAGGAATCAGCACATCAGGATACCAAACAGGTTCTATTGATAAGAGTATGGTGGATGAAGACGTATACAGATTCTATAGATCTATTGATCCGGAAACTTACATAGCATCAATATCACCCCGCAAAGTGACCATGTTCCATGCTACTAACGATAGTACAATTCCTTATAGTATGGCTGAAAAAACGTTTGAATTGGCTAGCGAACCAAAGACAATGTACACCGTAAATGGAACCACCCATGGATACAGTTCATCTACAAAAGAGGAATTGAGAAAAGAATTGGCAACCATCCTCAATTAA